A genomic region of Sulfobacillus acidophilus DSM 10332 contains the following coding sequences:
- a CDS encoding transcriptional regulator, TetR family (PFAM: YsiA-like protein, C-terminal region; Bacterial regulatory proteins, tetR family~COGs: COG1309 Transcriptional regulator~InterPro IPR001647~KEGG: tmr:Tmar_0475 regulatory protein TetR~PFAM: Transcriptional regulator, TetR-like, DNA-binding, bacterial/archaeal~SPTR: Regulatory protein TetR), translated as MQSGETLTKLPQIIEAATRCFQDKGYVATTLNDIAEAVNLQKPTLYHYVKNKNELLFLVLKNTAESYNQALEAVVASPLNPRDKLDRAIRQHIHLQLEHPGTVTLFRDVGELDRGYRLEIRQALKRYRELLQDIIRQGIEAGRFRPADPSMAALFVLGAVNFVHRWYREEGPRSIPEIAEFYSQTLLQSLSQS; from the coding sequence ATGCAATCCGGCGAAACGCTGACCAAGCTTCCCCAGATTATTGAGGCGGCCACCCGTTGTTTTCAGGACAAAGGGTACGTAGCCACTACGCTGAATGACATCGCGGAGGCGGTGAATCTTCAAAAGCCCACATTATACCACTATGTCAAAAATAAAAACGAACTCTTGTTTTTGGTGTTGAAGAACACCGCCGAATCGTACAATCAAGCGCTCGAGGCGGTTGTCGCCAGTCCGCTCAATCCTCGGGATAAGCTGGACCGTGCCATCCGTCAGCATATTCACCTCCAGTTGGAGCATCCCGGCACGGTCACCCTGTTTCGGGACGTGGGGGAGTTGGATCGGGGCTACCGGCTTGAAATCCGCCAGGCGTTGAAGCGATATCGTGAGCTTCTGCAGGACATCATCCGCCAAGGCATCGAAGCCGGTCGGTTTCGTCCGGCGGATCCGTCTATGGCGGCCCTCTTTGTGTTAGGCGCCGTCAATTTCGTGCATCGGTGGTACCGCGAGGAAGGGCCGCGGTCGATTCCTGAGATTGCCGAGTTTTACAGCCAAACTTTGTTACAGTCGTTGTCGCAATCATAA
- a CDS encoding 3-oxoacyl-(acyl-carrier-protein) reductase (PFAM: short chain dehydrogenase~COGs: COG1028 Dehydrogenase with different specificities (related to short-chain alcohol dehydrogenase)~InterPro IPR002198~KEGG: tfu:Tfu_2308 3-oxoacyl-ACP reductase~PFAM: Short-chain dehydrogenase/reductase SDR~PRIAM: 3-oxoacyl-[acyl-carrier-protein] reductase~SPTR: Putative 3-oxoacyl-ACP reductase): protein MYPELTDRTAVVTGAGRGIGRAEALRLASEGARLAVVDLRQEDAENTVNEIRSGGGRAEAYGVDVVDADAVRAMMEDAARRLGPIAILVNNAGITRDNLLFKMSVEDWDAVLDTHLKGSFLCAREAQRYMVEQKWGKIVNTSSTSALGNRGQANYSAAKAGLQGLTRTLAIELGPFNINVNAVAPGFIDTDMTRDTARRLGLDAEQFKAGAAARIPLRRVGVPDDIANVVAFLCSDQSSYISGQVIYVRGGPAE, encoded by the coding sequence ATGTATCCCGAATTAACCGATCGTACCGCCGTGGTTACCGGCGCGGGACGCGGCATCGGACGGGCGGAAGCGCTACGGTTGGCCAGTGAGGGGGCTCGGTTGGCCGTGGTGGATTTACGGCAGGAAGACGCCGAGAACACGGTCAACGAGATTCGTTCGGGTGGTGGACGGGCAGAAGCCTATGGCGTCGATGTGGTCGACGCCGATGCCGTTCGGGCGATGATGGAAGACGCCGCCCGACGCTTGGGGCCGATTGCGATATTGGTCAACAATGCCGGCATTACCCGAGATAACCTGCTCTTCAAAATGAGCGTGGAGGATTGGGACGCTGTCCTCGACACCCATCTGAAAGGTAGCTTTCTCTGTGCCCGTGAGGCGCAGCGTTATATGGTGGAGCAAAAGTGGGGTAAGATTGTCAACACCTCGTCCACCTCGGCCTTGGGCAACCGGGGGCAGGCCAATTATTCCGCGGCCAAGGCGGGATTGCAAGGGCTTACGCGCACGCTGGCCATTGAGCTGGGCCCTTTTAACATTAACGTCAACGCGGTGGCACCCGGGTTCATCGACACCGACATGACCCGAGATACGGCCCGGCGGCTCGGGCTCGATGCGGAACAATTCAAGGCGGGGGCGGCCGCCCGAATCCCGCTTCGGCGCGTGGGGGTCCCGGATGATATTGCCAACGTGGTGGCGTTTTTGTGTTCGGACCAGTCGTCCTATATCTCCGGTCAGGTGATTTATGTCCGCGGCGGGCCGGCCGAATAA
- a CDS encoding GCN5-related N-acetyltransferase (PFAM: Acetyltransferase (GNAT) family~COGs: COG1670 Acetyltransferase including N-acetylase of ribosomal protein~InterPro IPR000182~KEGG: pjd:Pjdr2_2813 ribosomal-protein-alanine N-acetyltransferase~PFAM: GCN5-related N-acetyltransferase~SPTR: Ribosomal-protein-alanine N-acetyltransferase) gives MMNSLPFELVPSRVDHTEAFYELYLRNRSAWGPWLPHNPSLFTRHGQRERLRAEETARDQGNGYAFGIWYGAQLVGRIALTGVERGFFQNAHLGYAVDVAYQGRGLATQATRRVVDFAFTVIRLHRVDAAVLMDNRASMRVLEKVGFRLIGTAPYYLAIGGEWRDHQLYAITLEEANVGESRSNPV, from the coding sequence ATGATGAATTCTTTGCCGTTTGAGCTTGTCCCGAGCCGGGTGGATCACACCGAGGCGTTTTACGAGCTCTATTTGCGCAACCGGTCGGCTTGGGGACCTTGGCTGCCGCATAATCCGTCGCTGTTCACCCGCCACGGCCAGCGCGAGCGACTCCGGGCGGAAGAAACTGCCCGTGATCAAGGGAACGGATATGCATTCGGCATATGGTACGGGGCGCAACTGGTCGGACGGATTGCGCTCACCGGGGTGGAACGCGGATTTTTCCAAAACGCCCATTTAGGCTATGCGGTGGATGTGGCCTACCAAGGTCGAGGCTTGGCGACCCAGGCGACCCGCCGGGTGGTGGATTTTGCGTTTACCGTGATCCGGTTACACCGGGTGGATGCGGCGGTTTTGATGGATAACCGGGCGTCGATGCGCGTATTGGAGAAAGTGGGATTCCGGCTGATTGGTACGGCTCCTTACTATTTGGCGATTGGCGGGGAGTGGCGTGATCACCAACTTTACGCCATCACTCTCGAAGAGGCGAACGTCGGAGAAAGCCGGTCAAATCCGGTTTAA
- a CDS encoding hypothetical protein (KEGG: aac:Aaci_0263 hypothetical protein~SPTR: Putative uncharacterized protein), with the protein MPGMSMTSLPPRIALQLFYEVSIVLALVTVLFVLYGYWQSRRFPEPVDGDLRDPYDRSRHWLMQGLGALWLLDGLLQAQPLMVTRFIGGFLAPLLSGQPAFLAFWIDVGVKLWSVNPVLWNVFATFIQIGIGLGLIWGHPDRGQRIALWVSLAWGVVVWVAGEALGGIFSGGGWLTGAPGSVFFYMVAALLLLPSRDWWRNPRVTRAIEWGVAILFAFEAFLQAWPPAGWWTASGIQGFVLSMAEMPQPTFVSAPLYAWAHTLGRHPALWNAILVGGLVVLTVLWAVRPRHRGVWWLTVAWVFAAWWLGQDFGVLGGMGTDPNSGAILILGLMAYGDRVGLIRLPVFHKVSQPHSLPETSS; encoded by the coding sequence ATGCCCGGCATGTCGATGACCAGTTTACCTCCGCGGATTGCCTTGCAATTATTCTACGAAGTATCCATTGTGTTGGCGCTGGTGACGGTGCTTTTTGTGTTGTACGGTTATTGGCAGTCCCGAAGATTTCCTGAACCGGTAGACGGCGATTTACGTGACCCGTATGACCGGTCGCGCCATTGGCTGATGCAAGGCCTGGGAGCATTATGGCTGTTAGACGGTCTTCTGCAAGCTCAGCCGTTAATGGTAACCCGCTTTATTGGCGGATTTTTGGCGCCCCTTTTAAGTGGGCAGCCCGCGTTTTTGGCCTTTTGGATTGATGTAGGGGTCAAGCTTTGGTCCGTCAATCCGGTTTTGTGGAATGTTTTTGCAACCTTTATTCAGATCGGCATCGGGCTCGGACTGATTTGGGGCCATCCCGATCGCGGCCAACGGATCGCGCTGTGGGTGTCCTTGGCCTGGGGGGTGGTTGTGTGGGTTGCCGGGGAGGCATTAGGCGGCATATTTTCCGGCGGCGGATGGTTAACCGGGGCACCGGGGTCCGTATTCTTTTACATGGTGGCGGCGCTCCTATTGTTACCGTCCCGCGACTGGTGGCGAAATCCCCGGGTCACACGGGCCATCGAGTGGGGAGTCGCCATCTTGTTCGCATTTGAAGCGTTTTTGCAGGCCTGGCCGCCAGCGGGGTGGTGGACCGCTTCGGGAATTCAAGGGTTTGTTCTCTCGATGGCGGAAATGCCCCAACCAACTTTCGTTTCTGCTCCCCTTTATGCCTGGGCACACACGCTCGGCCGTCATCCGGCGCTTTGGAACGCGATTTTGGTCGGCGGTCTCGTCGTATTGACGGTGCTTTGGGCGGTCCGGCCGCGACACCGGGGTGTTTGGTGGCTGACCGTGGCGTGGGTGTTTGCGGCATGGTGGCTCGGCCAAGATTTTGGTGTCTTAGGCGGAATGGGCACGGACCCCAATAGTGGTGCCATCTTGATCCTAGGTCTCATGGCCTACGGTGACCGGGTGGGATTGATTCGCCTGCCGGTGTTTCATAAAGTGTCCCAGCCACATTCGCTTCCGGAAACGTCTTCTTAA
- a CDS encoding acetyl-CoA acetyltransferase (PFAM: Thiolase, C-terminal domain; Thiolase, N-terminal domain~TIGRFAM: acetyl-CoA acetyltransferases~COGs: COG0183 Acetyl-CoA acetyltransferase~InterPro IPR002155~KEGG: fra:Francci3_4451 acetyl-CoA acetyltransferase~PRIAM: Acetyl-CoA C-acyltransferase~SPTR: Acetyl-CoA C-acyltransferase;~TIGRFAM: Thiolase) produces the protein MEDAVIVDVVRSPIGRAHRGSLIHERPDEVGGFVVDALMKRVPVVSPAEVEDLVVGCGVPEGEQGYNIARVMALIAGMGTTVPGTTVSRYCASSLQALRMAAHAIWAGEGDVFVAAGVEFVSRYGRREDHRNLRFLSEDAPPIYISMGLTAENVAVRYGVSRHDQDAYAKRSQDLTRQSRESGFWAREIVPVPLSDGTVMREDDSPRPDTTLEGLAQLTPAFREGGTVTAGNSCPLNDGAAAVLVMSARRARALGLRPRARIVATSVSALDPAIMGMGPVKAVKQVLKRAGMTLHDIDIVELNEAFAAQVLAVQRELDIPMEKLNPFGGSIAVGHPYGMTGARLCATLLNGLDTLDQTLGLETLCVGGGQGMAMIVERLN, from the coding sequence ATGGAGGATGCGGTCATCGTCGATGTGGTGCGTTCGCCCATCGGTAGAGCCCACAGAGGGAGTTTGATCCATGAGCGGCCTGACGAGGTGGGGGGATTCGTTGTCGATGCCCTCATGAAACGGGTGCCGGTCGTAAGTCCGGCCGAGGTGGAGGATTTGGTGGTGGGTTGCGGTGTCCCCGAAGGTGAGCAGGGCTACAATATAGCCCGGGTAATGGCACTGATTGCCGGTATGGGCACAACGGTCCCCGGGACTACCGTCAGCCGCTATTGCGCCTCCAGCCTGCAAGCCCTGCGGATGGCCGCCCATGCCATATGGGCCGGCGAGGGCGACGTGTTTGTAGCCGCAGGGGTCGAATTTGTCAGTCGCTATGGGAGACGGGAAGATCATCGCAACCTCCGCTTTCTGTCGGAGGATGCTCCGCCGATTTATATTTCCATGGGTTTGACGGCCGAAAATGTGGCGGTTCGCTATGGGGTGTCGCGACACGATCAAGACGCTTATGCCAAACGGTCCCAGGATCTGACCCGACAAAGCCGCGAAAGCGGCTTTTGGGCCCGGGAGATTGTACCGGTGCCGTTGTCGGACGGCACGGTGATGCGTGAGGACGACAGCCCTCGTCCCGACACCACGTTGGAAGGCTTGGCGCAACTAACGCCTGCCTTTCGGGAAGGCGGGACCGTCACCGCCGGCAATTCTTGCCCGCTGAATGACGGGGCGGCCGCGGTATTGGTGATGTCGGCCAGGCGGGCACGGGCCTTGGGATTAAGGCCCCGCGCACGAATTGTGGCGACTTCAGTCAGTGCGCTGGACCCGGCCATTATGGGGATGGGGCCGGTCAAAGCGGTCAAACAGGTGCTGAAGCGCGCTGGAATGACGCTACACGACATAGACATTGTCGAATTGAATGAAGCGTTTGCCGCCCAGGTGCTGGCGGTCCAGCGCGAGCTGGACATTCCCATGGAGAAGTTGAACCCTTTCGGCGGCAGTATTGCCGTCGGTCATCCTTACGGCATGACCGGAGCCCGCCTGTGCGCGACCTTACTGAACGGGCTTGACACCCTCGACCAGACGCTGGGACTCGAAACCCTTTGCGTCGGCGGCGGTCAGGGTATGGCCATGATTGTGGAACGGTTAAATTAA